One window from the genome of Alnus glutinosa chromosome 13, dhAlnGlut1.1, whole genome shotgun sequence encodes:
- the LOC133854562 gene encoding putative receptor protein kinase ZmPK1 translates to MGLESWLEATKGNLVLHTLEGVTLWESFHFPTDTLLPQQLLTRNTKLVSSRSQSNYSSSFYKLFFDNDILLCLLYDGLEISSIYWFDPWLVSWDAQRSTNNNSRIAVLDSLGNFSSSDDFTAVSADYGAVLHRRLTIDYDGDIRVYSWKEKEEKWVISWQAIQKPCKIHGICGVNSIFSYVIGSERKCLPRYTMKNHTDWS, encoded by the exons ATGGGCCTGGAGAGCTGGTTGGAGGCGACGAAAG GTAATCTTGTTCTACACACTTTGGAAGGTGTTACTTTGTGGGAGAGCTTCCATTTTCCGACAGATACCCTTCTCCCCCAACAACTACTCACTAGAAATACAAAGCTTGTCTCCTCAAGGAGCCAGAGCAATTATTCCTCTAGTTTCTACAAGCTTTTCTTCGACAACGATATCCTTCTCTGCCTTCTTTACGATGGACTTGAGATTTCCAGTATTTATTGGTTTGATCCATGGCTTGTGAGTTGGGATGCTCAAAGGTCCACGAACAACAATAGTAGAATTGCAGTGCTTGATTCCTTAGGGAACTTCAGTTCTTCCGATGATTTTACTGCGGTATCAGCTGATTATGGGGCTGTGCTTCATAGAAGACTGACAATAGATTACGATGGTGATATTCGAGTCTACAGCTGGAAAGAGAAGGAGGAGAAGTGGGTTATTTCATGGCAAGCCATTCAGAAACCTTGCAAGATTCATGGTATTTGTGGGGTCAACAGTATATTCAGCTATGTTATTGGTTCTGAGAGGAAATGCCTTCCACGATATACTATGAAAAACCATACCGATTGGTCTTAA